One segment of Mycolicibacterium baixiangningiae DNA contains the following:
- a CDS encoding putative nucleotidyltransferase substrate binding domain-containing protein, whose translation MGTADGDVRAFLAEHTPFQSMPSEELDRMVRGTRVEEFAAGTVVADYTGRIPDDVWMVFDGQVTLHASADGAVIDTVGPGGVFGYTPMLVGGGMQFEARTALPSRLIRLPGGLVRSQFASPAGLAFLASSAWNATTAPRPSDTSGGQPVGELVDGEVLLVDPRTTVREAVIQMAHRQVSYALIRLPDGGLGIFTDRDLRTRIVAAGIPVDVEISRVMSAPARTVTADLTSETVLMEMLESGVRHMPVLTGRGDVIGVLEDAHLLAASTRQSFILRRSIGSAADARELQRVGHRVRGIAGEQFRNGTKASATSAMLSVVVDSLVRRALEIAVVESGAGSEDFAWLTLGSVARREAMPSSDVDSALSWRDELSSDAAELRAIAQRTHDILDGCGLPSDRNGAIATKAGFSRPASQWRTAAQGWLDHPLRDRGLMMSSLLIDARVVWGDTALHTAAAAYRRPRDHPEALRLQLLDALSGRVRTRSLRDVLARRGGTFDLKSHAVTPIVNLARWGGLTAGLTTATTPARLAAAAQARAISAQDATTLSDVYLMLQRLRMTHQVEQLDAGHTPGDVITMSELSPLNRSLLNEGLREIAAVQRRVRQSGIPPV comes from the coding sequence ATGGGTACCGCTGACGGGGATGTCCGGGCTTTCCTCGCCGAACACACGCCGTTTCAGTCGATGCCCTCCGAGGAACTCGACCGGATGGTCCGGGGCACGCGCGTCGAGGAGTTCGCGGCGGGCACCGTGGTCGCCGACTACACCGGCCGGATTCCTGACGACGTCTGGATGGTGTTCGACGGCCAGGTCACCCTGCATGCCAGCGCCGACGGCGCGGTGATCGACACCGTCGGCCCAGGCGGGGTCTTCGGCTACACGCCGATGCTCGTCGGCGGCGGGATGCAGTTCGAAGCCCGAACAGCGTTGCCCAGCAGGCTGATCCGGCTGCCCGGCGGGCTGGTGCGGTCACAGTTCGCCAGCCCCGCCGGCTTGGCGTTCCTGGCCTCGTCGGCGTGGAATGCGACCACCGCGCCGCGGCCGTCTGACACGTCAGGTGGTCAGCCGGTCGGAGAGTTGGTGGACGGCGAGGTGCTCCTCGTCGATCCGCGCACCACGGTGCGGGAAGCCGTCATCCAGATGGCGCACCGTCAGGTGTCGTATGCGTTGATCCGGCTGCCCGACGGCGGATTGGGCATTTTCACCGATCGGGATCTGCGGACCCGGATCGTGGCCGCGGGGATTCCGGTCGACGTGGAGATCAGCCGGGTGATGAGTGCGCCGGCCCGCACCGTGACCGCGGACCTGACCTCCGAGACGGTGTTGATGGAGATGCTCGAGAGCGGTGTGCGGCACATGCCGGTGCTGACGGGCCGCGGCGACGTCATCGGTGTGCTCGAGGACGCGCATCTGCTCGCTGCGTCGACGCGGCAGAGTTTCATCCTGCGCCGCTCGATCGGATCCGCGGCCGATGCCCGTGAATTGCAGCGGGTCGGGCATCGGGTGCGGGGGATCGCCGGCGAACAATTCCGCAACGGCACCAAAGCGTCGGCGACGAGTGCGATGCTGTCCGTGGTCGTCGACAGCCTGGTGCGCCGAGCGCTCGAGATTGCCGTCGTCGAATCGGGCGCCGGCTCAGAAGATTTCGCGTGGCTGACCCTGGGCAGCGTGGCGCGGCGGGAAGCGATGCCGTCCTCGGACGTGGACAGCGCCCTGTCGTGGCGCGACGAACTCTCGTCGGACGCAGCCGAACTGCGCGCCATCGCTCAGCGAACCCACGACATCCTCGACGGCTGTGGGCTGCCGTCGGACCGCAACGGCGCCATCGCCACCAAAGCCGGGTTCTCCCGGCCGGCCTCGCAGTGGCGTACCGCGGCGCAAGGGTGGCTCGACCATCCGCTGCGCGATCGCGGACTCATGATGTCCTCCCTGCTGATCGACGCCCGCGTGGTGTGGGGCGACACGGCCCTGCACACCGCGGCTGCCGCGTATCGCCGGCCGCGCGACCACCCCGAAGCGCTGCGGCTGCAACTGCTCGATGCGCTCTCGGGACGGGTGCGGACCCGGTCGTTGCGTGACGTCCTGGCCCGCCGCGGCGGCACCTTCGATCTGAAGAGTCACGCCGTCACGCCGATCGTCAACCTGGCGCGGTGGGGCGGCCTGACGGCCGGACTGACCACCGCGACCACCCCGGCCCGCCTGGCGGCCGCCGCGCAGGCCCGGGCCATCAGCGCGCAGGACGCCACCACACTGAGCGACGTCTACCTGATGCTGCAGCGCCTGCGCATGACCCACCAGGTGGAGCAACTCGACGCGGGGCACACCCCGGGTGACGTCATCACGATGTCGGAATTGTCGCCGCTCAATCGAAGCCTGCTCAACGAAGGCCTGCGGGAGATCGCGGCCGTCCAGCGGCGGGTGCGCCAATCAGGCATCCCGCCCGTTTAG